The Mesorhizobium opportunistum WSM2075 DNA window TGGCCGGCGCCTTGAGCATCTTCTTCAGCGGCGGCTTGATGGCTGCCGCGGTCGTCGTCGTGCCGCCGCACGAGCAGCGCGTTTTGATCGATGTATGTTTTGGAAAATGAGGCGGGATGCGATGCGTTGGCGAGCTTCCCGCTGAACTGCACGCTGAAGGCCGAGGCTATCGAGCTTGAATGGTTCAGACCTGGACTTGAAAGTCGTCGAGGGCTGCCATATCTTTTGCACAAGAAATCTGACTCTCACTATGGGTAGGATGAATTCTGTGGCCCAGGCACTTAAGATCCCCGAACAGAACGGACCTCTCATCCTGTCCTATATGGACCGGAACGGGAAGATTGCGATCGCACAGGTCGCGGATGGTTTTGGCATGTCCAAGAGCCAGTTGGCCCAAACCGCTGGTCTTGCTCGCGAGACCCTGTATCGCTCAGAGCGCAGCGCTGCGGTAAAGACACAGGGGCGTCTGCGGGAGATGCTCGAGATTATTAGTCGCGTGACGGATTGGGCGGGCGGCAAGGAGCAGGCGATGGCCTGGTATCGGGCTCAGCCGCTTCCAGCATTCGGCGGACGCACGGCTGAGGCGCTGGTGAAGGACGGCAAGGCCGTCGCGGTCCGTGATTATCTCGATCACATGGCCGTTGGTGGCTTTGCGTGAAGTTCGTCGGAACCTGCTATCGCGCGCACGATCCACGTTGGGCATTCAAACCGACTTCCGGTGAAGGAGCAGCGATCCGAGGGGCCCGATTCAATCCCAAAGGTGTGCCGGCGCTCTATCTGGCGTTGAGCCTAATGACAGCCATCAAGGAAGCCAACCAGGGCTTCGCGCAGCGGATCGACCCCTGCGTGCTGTGTTCGTATGAGGTTGACTGCGACGACATCGCGGATCTGACAACGAAAGGGACGAGGGGAGAATTTTCTGTCGCGCTCGAAGACATGGGCTGCGCCTGGGCGACGGCGCTTAGCGATGGGGAGCGCCCGGCGTCCTGGTCCGTCTACGACCGGCTGCGGCCTCGAAATATTGCCGGCATCGTTGTCCCAAGTTTCGCGCCGAGCGCCGAGATGGAGGATCGCAACCTGGTACTTTGGGACTGGGGTCCGGATCTGCCGCACAAAGTAGCTGTATTCGACCCGAGCGGTCGGTTGCCCAAGGACCAGCTATCCTGGCGGTAACACACTCTCGCTCATCCGGACGGCAGGGGAGGGGTCTTTTGCCCTACAGCTCTGATGGTTTGGCGAGATTGACAGGGAAACAGTCGCGTCCGCGCCCCGCCAGCCAAAGCTCGGGTAGCTCAGAACCTCCATTCCCGGAATGAAAGCAGCCAGGCAGGTAGGCCGCTAAGGCGCTGGAGGCGAGCGCGCTAGCAGACCTCTCAGCGATGCGTGCGGCAACGACCCACAATCAGCAGGGTCTGACCCACAGCCTTCGGCCGCTGCGTCGAGCAGCAACCGTTACGGAGTACGCAATAACTCCTGCAAGCGGAGTGGCAGTTGCGGCGAGGCATGCAATTCCGTGCAGCTCTGTTCCCATTGCCGGAGATATTCTGCGATGGCAATACCGGTGCGGCCGGGCTAACGGTTGAGTGCGCCCAGCGCCTCGACGCGTCGGGTGCGCGGTGGAATTCGGCAAGGATGCTCGCTCGGGGCAGGGCCATGGCAATCAATGCCGCGAGATGTCATCTCCTAGCCGGAATTAGTGAGCACAGGCAGTGTATATAGCGTTCGTTCAACCCGCTTCCTTCTGGGATTTCGAGAGAGAGCCTTGCTGGACCCAGGAAAGGCTGGATGATATCCGCCGATCTTGTTCATTCTGACCCGAAATTTAGGGCTTACGCGCGAGCTTGTTGCAGAATGGCGAGATGGACACCCAAGCGGCTCATATGATATATATGAGCCGTTGCTAAAATGCTTCAGACGCAGAGCATTCAAGGGGAATAAGATTCACGATAGTGCCGATGTTAATGAAACGGCGGGCGATCTAGCTGTCTTTACCTAAAGGTGTGTTTCACTTTTTCGAATGGGAACAACAATAATTGTGGGGCTGGAACCGTTTGGATATCTGTGGTGAGTAATCGCTCCCACTTCGTACAGACTTTCGCACTATGCGAACTGAGTTAGTCAACGACCTTGGCCACCGCGCATGACCGCTTTTACACCTCAGGAGGTACAGATGACAGATAAGACCGATGCAACATTAGCACAGGCGCTTACGCAAGAGTTCCTGGTTGCATGTGAATTGCCGTCTTCGATCGACTCCTACGAGCTCTTCGCGAAGAAGGTCATCGCGGCTGCACGGGCGCGGGATGAAAGATGGGATGACATTTCATCTGCTCCCAAGGACGGAACCAGGATTCTCGTGCTTTGCCCCCGTGCGCGCATCTTTCCGGAAATTCACATCGACTGGTGGTCGGATGGCCCCGGCAAGCCGCGCTGGTCCCAGTCGAGCCCAAACGAGCAACCGAAGTTCTGGCGTCAGATCCCAGCCCGGCCGGGGCAAAGTCACGACCTACCCGTAGGAAAACGCGACCGCCGCTGATTGTGGGCTGCTACAGATCCTCGCGACGTTTCTCGTAAAGATCCCACGCGAGTTCCACAATGGTAGGGTGGCCATCGTCCTCGTTCCCGCCGGTCGCAACCCTCCGCCCGGACGATATCAACCACGAGAGGCTGCAACTGGCTTGCGCTTAGGGCCTGTAGCTCGGCGTCACCAACGCAATGGGTCGCACGGCCGAGCAGTGACGTGGCCAGCTTGACGTCTCCGGAGACATTGGCTGAGACTGGCGATGATGACCCTGGTGCGCTCGTAAGCTTGCTCAGCAGATGGAAGGGCAATGCGCCACCTGACGCGCTGAATGGCAGCTATCCAGGCTCATTGAGGATGATCGGAAAGACCAGCCGGTTACCGATCTCTGCCCGCAACGCTCCTCGAGGCACACCCGCAATATGAGGGCTAAGCCGTCTGCATATCAAAGCCAGGTGAGCGCCGCGAGCTAGGGTGTCATCGCGCCGGATAGCCGTTTCCAGTTCAGCCAGATCATGCCGTCGAGGCTGCCATCTTCCAGCTGATCGACCATGTAGCCATATCGAAGGCGTGGTCTCAATGATCGTGTAGGACACGGCGAGGCCGCTGTAAGGATGTCCCGAAACGGATCAACCGCGTTTGGCACCGCAATTGCTTGTTCAGAAAGACAAGCGGGATACGCCCTACATGATCGAAAGTGATCCTAAGGTTGGCTGCAATCGATGCAAAGTGCCCCTTACCGGTGTCACTCGGTCTCCAGGGTCCGACCGGTTGACTTGCCCCAGTTGCGGCCTCACGGACACTTACGACAATGTCATGCTTGAACTTGATCAGCGCACTGCGGAAGCACTTTCTCGTGCGCTCTGCCAACCCGTCTCGCCAAAGGCGTATCGTTTCGCACTGATATTTCGGGCAGGGACGCGATAGGCTCAACGCAAATATCAACATCGGAATTGCGCGGTGACAACTGACGATTGGGGGCCGACACGGCCGGCTGAGGACGAACGAACGCCATAAATTCGTGGTTACACAAAATGGACCGAGGCTTGTCGAGCCAACAGTTTAGGCACGAATAGGCCTCGGCGATGGGTGAGACGCCGAGGCCTATGGACATGAACGAATCACATGGCATGTCCGCAATTACGATGCGCCTGAATTCTCCAACAAATGATAACCCGGCATGCAACCTGACCGGGTGGCAAGTGGGAGAATCCCGGCCCGGGTATGCGCTTGATATCATCTGGCATCCGCTTGATCGGCGCCTTCTTCAGTGGCGCAGGCTTACTGCCTTCCGGCCGCAGGCGTGATAAAACTCTTGCAGGAGAGCCTGCTCTTCGGCCGCGACCACGTCCGCAACGCCACTATCGAATGGCGGCCGACTTCAACACGGCGGGGCCTCGTTCCTCACTCGGCAATACCCTGCAGCCTTTGCCGAGGACATCACCGCAACGGCTCCGGCACTGCGATGATCGAAGGCCCTGCGCCTCCGGTTGCTCAACCGCAGTTGGCGCGGGAGCAATCTGCAACTGAAGCCATGCTGCTGGCGCCGATAAAAGTGCGAATACAGTACGCAGTGAGGCATAGTCTTGTCACGCGAAGTGAGAAGGGGGCGGCGGCCCTAGCCCGATTTGCTAGAGTCCCCGCGCAAGGCGCCACACGGACAACAGACCTGTGAACGAGCCGAAAATGCCGATGAGCCAGCCCATCCGCGCCATGGCCGCTCGCCATTGTTCCTTGCGTTCTTCCCGGACCGCGTTCCGGATTTCCGAATATCCGCTTGCCGTCAGGATCCAGCAGTCAAGCTGGATTGACCGCTTCCAAAGCGCTCCATCCTCAACCGCGTAGTCAATCGCCAACTTGTCTGCTTTCCGCAACAGTCGTCGCGTCCTAATCGCTTCGATCTGCTCGGAGTACAACAATGTCTCCCAATGACGTTTGTACCGTGCCCGCTCGCGCTCTGCGTCCGAACCAGCCTCTCCCAGGGTGAGTTCATACGCGTGGTCAATTGCCTTGATCGTTCGCCGGTAGGCGTCAAGTTCCAACAACTCTCTGATTGATAAC harbors:
- a CDS encoding MbcA/ParS/Xre antitoxin family protein, giving the protein MAQALKIPEQNGPLILSYMDRNGKIAIAQVADGFGMSKSQLAQTAGLARETLYRSERSAAVKTQGRLREMLEIISRVTDWAGGKEQAMAWYRAQPLPAFGGRTAEALVKDGKAVAVRDYLDHMAVGGFA
- a CDS encoding RES family NAD+ phosphorylase codes for the protein MKFVGTCYRAHDPRWAFKPTSGEGAAIRGARFNPKGVPALYLALSLMTAIKEANQGFAQRIDPCVLCSYEVDCDDIADLTTKGTRGEFSVALEDMGCAWATALSDGERPASWSVYDRLRPRNIAGIVVPSFAPSAEMEDRNLVLWDWGPDLPHKVAVFDPSGRLPKDQLSWR